Genomic window (Gemmatimonadota bacterium):
CTGGGGAACCGTCGGTTCGGTGACCGGCGAAGAGCGCGTACAGGTACTTCGGGGTCGCAGCACAGTCGGCGTAATGGCGCCAGATGTCGCCGCTATGCCACCGGCCGTCGGCACTTCGCCTGAACTCGCCATCGGACGGGAACGGGACGGCCGCGTGCCCTACCAGCGTAGCCGTCGTGTCGAGGATATCGATCCGCCCCGCCCCGACGTACAGTGTCGCGAATCGACCCGCTTCAGGTGAAGCGCAGAGCAGGACGCCGGTGCCCACATTCCGCCGGGCCTCGATGTCGACCGAGTCCGCACCCGGCAGGGCCCCAGCGACTGTCGCGATGCGAGCGCCAGTGGTGTCGAACAGTGTGTAGCGGTTGGTGTCGAGGTCACCCACGCTCACGAGCCGATTTGCACCAAGCCAAATGCCGATCCAGCTCAAACCGTCGAAGCGCGCGGCGATGATTCGAGGCTTCGAATCGACGGTATCCGCGTACAGTCGGGTCATCCGACGCACCGAGCCGTCGAACACCCACGGCCCGTGAAGATCGCCAGGCCGGACACTCATCATCGAGATCGAGACGAAATCGCCCGGGCCTTCGCCGCTGGCACCGTACGAGCGA
Coding sequences:
- a CDS encoding BF3164 family lipoprotein, translating into MSPTHRLFRFIGLTSIVLALGCKLPEAGPATVTDSAGLVRFSDASLHPVVLTGAPLLESDKIGRPGQMRLIGDLLWVSDRSGDPYIHVVATKRGSLLRSYGASGEGPGDFVSISMMSVRPGDLHGPWVFDGSVRRMTRLYADTVDSKPRIIAARFDGLSWIGIWLGANRLVSVGDLDTNRYTLFDTTGARIATVAGALPGADSVDIEARRNVGTGVLLCASPEAGRFATLYVGAGRIDILDTTATLVGHAAVPFPSDGEFRRSADGRWHSGDIWRHYADCAATPKYLYALFAGHRTDGSPGGGIPVLALHVHVFDWSGKLIEVLRLDRDASTLAVAGDSILYTGSEGKGLYRYRLPPVTAGGQ